The Lysobacter helvus nucleotide sequence CGCGCTCGCGATGGCCGCCATGCTGGTGGTCGCCAACGCGAGTTTTGCCGCGCAGCCGGCCGACCTCGATGCACAAGTGCAGACCGCGATGCAGTCGCACGGCGTGCCCGGCATGGCGATCGCGATCGTCGAGGACGGCAAGGTCGTCCTCGCCAAGGGCTACGGCGTGCGCAAGCTCGGCTCGCCCGAGCGCGTGGACGCCGACACGATCTTCCCCACCGGCTCGACCGGCAAGGCGATCACCACCGCGGCGATCGCGGTGCTGGTCGACGACGGCAAGCTGAAGTGGGACGACAAGATCATCGACCACATGCCGTGGTTCCGCATGTACGACCCGTGGGTCACCAACGAAATGACGGTGCGCGACCTGCTCACGCATCGCAGCGGCCTGGGCCTGGGCGCGGGTGACCTGATGTTCGTGCCGAGCTCCTCGCGCAGCCGCGCCGACACGGTGCGTGCGTTGCGCTACATCAAGCCCGCGACGAGTTTCCGCAGCGGCTATGCGTACGACAACCTGCTGTACGCCGTTGCCGGCCAGCTGATCGAGGAAGTGAGCGGGCAGACGTGGGAAGTGTTCGTGCGCGAGCGCGTGCTGAAGCCCGCGGGCATGACGAGTTCGGTGACCGAGCAGTCCGCGCGCTTCGCCAATCCCAACCGCGCGTGGCCGCATGCGCGCCTGGGCGGCCGCGTGCGCGGCCTCGGCGAGCAGCGCGTGCTCGACGAACGCAAGACGCTCGGCGACAACGCCGCGCCGGCCGGTGGCCTGTCGTCGAGCGCCAACGACATGGCGCACTGGATGCTGGTGCAGCTCGGCCACGGCACGTGGACCGACGCCAACGGCAAGCAGGTGAAGGTCTTCAGCGAAGCGCAGTCGCAGCAGATGTGGACGCCCGCGGTCCTCACGCCCACGCCGGCGTACCCCGGCAAGCTCGCGCCGTTCTCGCCGAAGTTCTCGTCCTACGCGCTGGGCTGGAGCGTGCGCGACTATCGCGGCGCGAAGCTCATCGACCACGGCGGCGCGGTGTTCGGCGTGCAGACCTACGTCGTGCTGATCCCGGAGCGCAACATCGGCATCACCGTGCAGATCAACGCCGAAGACTTCCAGGTGATGCGCGCGATCGCGATGGAGCTGGTCGATCATTACCTCGACGCACCGGATACCGACTGGATGGCGGCGTTCGACGAATTCGCCAACACGCGCATGCAGGGTGGCGTCGCCGCGCTCGATGCCAGCGCGAAGGAACAAGGCGCCGCGCCGGGCAAGGCCTCGTTGCCGATCGCCGACTACGCGGGCCGCTACAAGGACGCCTGGTACGGCCCGATCGACATCCGCAACGAGAAGGGCGGCCTGCGCATCGACTTCACGCGCACGCCGGGCATGGTCGGGCGCCTCGAACACGCGCACCACGACACCTTCCGCGCGATCTGGGACGACCCGAACATCGAACCGGCCTATGTCACCTTCGGCCTCGGTGCCGACGGCAAGATCGACCGCGTGACGATGAAGGCCATCTCGCCGATCGCGGACTTCAGCTTCGACTACCAGGACCTGCAGTTCGCGCCCGTGCGCGCGGACTGAGCCCATCGCACCGCCGGCGGCGTAGGATTCGCCAATCCGCGCCCGCCGGCGCCACGAGGGGAACCGCATGCGTCGTCTTGCCGGAGGCCTGGTGTGTTTCGCGGCTTGCCTGGGGGGCGCGCTCGCCACCCACGCGCAATCCGATCCTCCTGCACCGCCGGCCGCGCCGCCCATCGTGTTGCAGGCCGCGCACCTCTTCGACGGACGCAGCGGCAAGCTTGTCTCGCCCGGCCGCATCGTGGTGCGCGGCACGAAGATCGAATCCATCGGCAGCGATGCGCCCGCACCCGCCGGCGCACGCGTGATCGACCTCGGCGACGCCACGCTCATGCCCGGCATCATCGATGCGCACACGCACATCGCCGGCGACTACGACGCCAGCTGGACCAACGGTTTCTACAATTCGATGATGCGGCTGCCGGTGGAACAGTCGTACTACGCCGCGCGCAATGCACGCGCGACCTTGCAGGCCGGCGTGACCACCGTGCGCGAAGTCGGCGCCGCGGACCTGATCGACGTCGCGTTGCGCAACGCCATCAACGCCGGCCTCGAAGACGGGCCGCGCATGCTCGTCGCCGTGCACGCGATCGGCTCGACCGGCGGCCATTGCGATGCACCTGCCTTCCCGCCCGGCACCGTGCGCACGTTCGGCGAAGCGGACGGCGTGTGCAACGGCGCCGATTCCTGTCGCCGCGCGGTGCGCGAGCAACTCAAGTACGGCGCGGACGTCATCAAGATCTGCGCCTCCGGCGGCGTGCTGTCCGAATCCGATCCGGTCGACGTGCCGCAGCTCACGCCCGCGGAACTGTCGGCCATCGTCGACGAAGCGCACGCCTGGCGCCGCAAGGTGGCTGCGCATGCGCACGGCGATCTCGCGGCGCGGCTGGCGGTGGAAGCCGGCGTCGATTCCATCGAACACGGCAGCTTCCTCACACCGGAGACACTGCAGCTGATGCAGCGCAAGGGCACGTACCTGGTGCCGACGCGCATGGCGGTGAACTTCGTGCTGAAGCAGGCGGGCACGTATCCGCCGAAGGTCGGCGACAAGGCGCGCGCCGCGGCCGGTTCGCACGGCCGGATGATGCACGACGCGATGCGCATCGGCGTGCGGATGGCCTACGGCACCGATGCCGGCGTGTATCCGCATGGCGAGAACGCGCGCGAGTTCGGCGACTACGTCGACCTGGGCATGGACCCGGCGAAGGCGCTGATGACCAGCAGCGTGGGCGCGGCGACGCTGCTGGGCATCGACGCGGAGACCGGCACGCTGGAAGCCGGCAAGTTCGCCGACATCGTGGCGGTGCCGGGCAACGTGCTCGACAACGTGCGGGCGACCGAGCATCCGCGGTTCGTCATGAAGCAGGGCAAGATCGTGCGCGACGCGCCCTAGGAGCCTGACATGCAATTCAAGTGGATTGTTGCGTTGGTCACCGCACTCGTCGCCCTTCCCGCGCACGCGCAGGATGCCGTCGTCACCGACGGCGACAAGTACAAGGTGCTCCTCGAGAATGCGTGCGTGCGCGTGCTGGATTACCAGGACACGCCCGGGCAGATGACGCACCCGCACCACCATCCCTCGTTCGTGCTCTATGCGCTTGCGCCCTTCGAACGCGACATCCACTTGCCGGACGGCAAGGTGATCCATCGCAGCTTCAAGCAGGGCGACGTGCTCTGGTCGCCGGCGCAGACGCACACCGGCGAAAACACCGGCAAGACGCCGTCGCATGCATTGCTCGTGGAGAACAAGCCCTCGGCGGCGTCGGACCCGGCTTGCAAGGACGCGGGCGCGCCCTGACCGCCTCCGGTCAGGACCCAGGCAGCCGGCGCCTCACTCCTCCGGCGACCCGCGCTTGAACCGCGCCTCCGCATCCAGCAAATGGCTCACCAGGATGTGCGACATGATGTTGATGCCGATGCCACCGAACATCACCGGGAACAGGTAGAGCGCCAGCGACACTTCGGACCGGAAGATCTTGTCGTCCTGCAGCGACGGACTGCTGCCGGCGGCGTTGGCCAGGCTCTGCAACAGGTACACGTCGAGCCCCGAGATCAGCACGAGCACGAAGCCGAACAGCAGCACCGTGGCGCGCGAGATCGCGCGCTTGCGCAGCAGCGCGACGTAGATCCAGGTCGGCACCACGGCCGAGAAGACGATGAGCAGCCAGAACCGCAGTTCGGTGAAGATGGTGGCGTGCATGCAAACCTCGTCGTTGGGTGCGCGGGCGTCAGTGCGGACCTTGTTGCTCGATCCGCTCCAGCGCCGGCAGCGCGCGTTGTTCGATCGGGGACAACGATAGCGACAGGCGCCAGAAGAACACAGCCAGCAGCGCCAGCATCAGGCCCGCCGCGGTGATGCCGCGCCGCGTCCATTCCACGGGCGGCGGCACCCAGGCCGCGAGCAGCAACAACCCGCCCACGATCGTGATCGCATCAAAACTGGCGCGCTGCCAGTAGCTCCCGCCCAGGTGCAGCCACATGCCGAATTCATCGAACGTCAGCGCCAACCCGATCCCGTAACCCGCCGCTACCACGTCGCGCCATCGCCCGCGCGGTTGCGCGAACAACAACGCAGCGCCGACAACCGCGAGCACCACGATCCCGAAGTTGAGGTGGTGCACGTGCGTGCCGCCGACGTGCACGTACAGGTCCGGCAGCTTGCGCGCCATGATCAGCAGCACGAGCAGCCGCGTGCAGGCGAAGGTCACCACGAAGGCGACGAGGACGATCCGCTGGAGTCGCCGGGAAGGACGCATGAGGCCGAGGATAGGCCCGGCCTAGTGAATTCGCGCGAGCAGGGCGTTGAAGCGGGGATGGTCGTGCAGGGGGTCGAGGTCGCTGTCGTGTTCCATCCAGGCGCGGTCGCCCCAGCCGAGGCTGACGGCGCGTTCGAGCAGGTCGATCGCACGCTCCAGGTCGCCCTGTCCGACATAGAAGCACGCCACGTTGTAGAGCACGACGGGCTCATCCTGCGCCTGCTTGAGCGCCTGCTCGGCCATCGCGCGGGCCTTTTCGTTCTCGCCGACGCGGTAGAGGTTCTGCGCCGCGAAATACAACGCGCGCGTGTCGTGCGGATTGAGCTTGATGTGCCGTTCCAGCGTGCCGAGCGCACCCAGGCGCACGCGCATCTCGTCCTGCTTGCGGCCCAGCGACGCCAGCGACATGGCCAGGAACATTGGCACCTGGAAGTCGTCCGGGTTCACTTCCGCGGCGCGCGCGTACAGGCGTGCGGCTTTTTCGAAGTCGCCGCGCGAGGAGCTGGCTAGGCCGTGGTAGTGCCACGCGTCGAAGAGGTTCGGGTTTTTGGTGGTCGCGGTTTCGAATTCGACCTCGGCCTCGTCGTAGCGCTCGCTGATCAGCAACGCCAGGCCGCGCGAGGCGTGGGCTTCTGCGGATTCGCGATCCAGCACGACGGCCTGTTCGCTGGCGCGGTTGGCGCGCTCCACGTTCTCGGTGGTGGCTTCGGCGTAGCGATACAGGTTGGCGTAGGCGTCGGCCATGCCGGCATAGGCCAGCGCGTATTTCGAGTCCACCGCGATCGCCTGCTCGAACATCCGGATCGCGTGTTCGTAATCGCGCCGCGCCATCGAATACATGTAGCTGCGGCCGCGCAGGTAGTAGTCGTAGGCTTCGGGGTCGGAGGTGGCGACCGACTGGATCGCGCGCCGCTCCTGCGGCGTCAGCGTCACCTGCAGCGCCTTGACGATGCTGTGCGCGATGTCGTCCTGGATCGCGAATACGTCTTTCAGTTCGCGATCGTAGGTTTCCGACCACAGGTGCGAATCGCTGTCGGTGTCGATCAGCTGCGCGGTGATGCGCACGCGGTCGCCGGCGCGGCGCACGCTGCCTTCCAGCAACGTGGTGACGCCGAGTTCGCGCGCGACCACCGGGATCGCGGCGTCCTTGCCCTTGTAGGCGAACGACGAGGTGCGCGAAGCCACTTTGAGCTGCGGCAGTTGCGTGAGCAGGTTGAGGATTTCCTCGGCGATGCCGTCGCTGAAGTATTCGTTCTCCGCATCGCCGCTCATGTTGACGAAGGGCAGCACGGCGATGGTGCGGCGGTCGTCGCGCAGGATGGCGCGTTGCGGCGGCGGATCGGGCGTTGCGGCGACGGGCGTTTCGGGTTCGGGCGAAGGCGATGCGATCGGCGCCATCGGCGCGACCGGCGCGGGCACGGCGACCGGGACTTCCTGCAACGGCAGCGTGCGCTCCAGCCCGCGCGGGCCGGCATCGAACATCCACGCCATCGCGAAGGCGATCGGGAACCCCAGCACCACCAGCACGATGACGAGGGTGACGGTCCAGGACGGCAGGTGCAGGCTCGGCAGCACCGTGGCCGCCACCTGGATCACCAGCCAGCCCGCGACCGCGTAGACGAGGGCAACGCGGAAGACGCGGCGTCGGCGGAGTTCGGCGAACAGGCCCGCGAGCATCGAACCGTCTCCCCGTGCGAATGCAGCGTCGATCCCCGGGCCAACGTGCCGCGCGCCGGCGAACGGACACTGCCGCTTTCCCGGCCCGTCCGGTCCCGGTTGGCATAGACTCCGGCCGTTCGGAGGAGCATGCGGATGGAAGCGATCGACCTGCTGGAAACCATCGAGGAAGAGACCGGGCCGGATCCGCGCTGGAGCGTGCTCTGGCTGCACGGGCTGGGCGCGGACGGACATGATTTCGTCCCGCTGGTGCCCGAACTGGTGCGCCATGGCTGGCCGTCGATCCGCTTCGTGTTCCCGCATGCGCCGGTGCGCGCGGTGACGATCAATGCCGGCATGCGCATGCGCGCCTGGTACGACATCCGCGATTTCGACCTGGCCAACCGCGCCGACGCCGATGGCGTGATGGTCTCGTCCGCGCAGGTGGGCGCGCTGCTCGATCGCGAACATGCACGCGGCATCCCGCCGGAACGCACGTTCCTCGCCGGGTTCTCGCAAGGCGGCGCGATCACGCTGGCCGCGGGCCTCAAGCGCACGCATCCC carries:
- a CDS encoding TPR end-of-group domain-containing protein produces the protein MLAGLFAELRRRRVFRVALVYAVAGWLVIQVAATVLPSLHLPSWTVTLVIVLVVLGFPIAFAMAWMFDAGPRGLERTLPLQEVPVAVPAPVAPMAPIASPSPEPETPVAATPDPPPQRAILRDDRRTIAVLPFVNMSGDAENEYFSDGIAEEILNLLTQLPQLKVASRTSSFAYKGKDAAIPVVARELGVTTLLEGSVRRAGDRVRITAQLIDTDSDSHLWSETYDRELKDVFAIQDDIAHSIVKALQVTLTPQERRAIQSVATSDPEAYDYYLRGRSYMYSMARRDYEHAIRMFEQAIAVDSKYALAYAGMADAYANLYRYAEATTENVERANRASEQAVVLDRESAEAHASRGLALLISERYDEAEVEFETATTKNPNLFDAWHYHGLASSSRGDFEKAARLYARAAEVNPDDFQVPMFLAMSLASLGRKQDEMRVRLGALGTLERHIKLNPHDTRALYFAAQNLYRVGENEKARAMAEQALKQAQDEPVVLYNVACFYVGQGDLERAIDLLERAVSLGWGDRAWMEHDSDLDPLHDHPRFNALLARIH
- a CDS encoding alpha/beta hydrolase is translated as MEAIDLLETIEEETGPDPRWSVLWLHGLGADGHDFVPLVPELVRHGWPSIRFVFPHAPVRAVTINAGMRMRAWYDIRDFDLANRADADGVMVSSAQVGALLDREHARGIPPERTFLAGFSQGGAITLAAGLKRTHPLAGLIALSTYLPMSEQMARESVTDAAKRQPVFLAHGDADPVIPVQAGHATASLLTGQGFDVTWRTYAMPHAVCPEEIRDLGDWLERRLAG
- a CDS encoding metal-dependent hydrolase family protein encodes the protein MRRLAGGLVCFAACLGGALATHAQSDPPAPPAAPPIVLQAAHLFDGRSGKLVSPGRIVVRGTKIESIGSDAPAPAGARVIDLGDATLMPGIIDAHTHIAGDYDASWTNGFYNSMMRLPVEQSYYAARNARATLQAGVTTVREVGAADLIDVALRNAINAGLEDGPRMLVAVHAIGSTGGHCDAPAFPPGTVRTFGEADGVCNGADSCRRAVREQLKYGADVIKICASGGVLSESDPVDVPQLTPAELSAIVDEAHAWRRKVAAHAHGDLAARLAVEAGVDSIEHGSFLTPETLQLMQRKGTYLVPTRMAVNFVLKQAGTYPPKVGDKARAAAGSHGRMMHDAMRIGVRMAYGTDAGVYPHGENAREFGDYVDLGMDPAKALMTSSVGAATLLGIDAETGTLEAGKFADIVAVPGNVLDNVRATEHPRFVMKQGKIVRDAP
- a CDS encoding serine hydrolase, encoding MLRRLVPTALAMAAMLVVANASFAAQPADLDAQVQTAMQSHGVPGMAIAIVEDGKVVLAKGYGVRKLGSPERVDADTIFPTGSTGKAITTAAIAVLVDDGKLKWDDKIIDHMPWFRMYDPWVTNEMTVRDLLTHRSGLGLGAGDLMFVPSSSRSRADTVRALRYIKPATSFRSGYAYDNLLYAVAGQLIEEVSGQTWEVFVRERVLKPAGMTSSVTEQSARFANPNRAWPHARLGGRVRGLGEQRVLDERKTLGDNAAPAGGLSSSANDMAHWMLVQLGHGTWTDANGKQVKVFSEAQSQQMWTPAVLTPTPAYPGKLAPFSPKFSSYALGWSVRDYRGAKLIDHGGAVFGVQTYVVLIPERNIGITVQINAEDFQVMRAIAMELVDHYLDAPDTDWMAAFDEFANTRMQGGVAALDASAKEQGAAPGKASLPIADYAGRYKDAWYGPIDIRNEKGGLRIDFTRTPGMVGRLEHAHHDTFRAIWDDPNIEPAYVTFGLGADGKIDRVTMKAISPIADFSFDYQDLQFAPVRAD